From one Gallionella capsiferriformans ES-2 genomic stretch:
- the rplB gene encoding 50S ribosomal protein L2, whose translation MALIKLKPTTPGQRAVLRVVNKELHKGKPVAALLEKQTKTAGRNNNGHITTRHMGGGHKQHYRLIDFKRNKDGIPCTVERLEYDPNRSANIALLLYVDGERRYIIAPKGISAGAALISGSEAPIRNGNAMPLRNIPVGSTIHCIEMLPGKGAQLARSAGTSVQLLARDGSYAQLRLRSGEIRKVHIDCKATLGEVGNSEHSLRSIGKAGAMRWRGVRPTVRGVVMNPVDHPHGGGEGKTAAGRHPVSPWGVPAKGFRTRRNKRTNSMIVRRRFKA comes from the coding sequence ATGGCACTGATTAAACTAAAACCAACGACACCGGGACAACGTGCTGTATTGCGCGTTGTTAACAAGGAATTGCATAAGGGTAAGCCTGTTGCAGCCTTGCTGGAAAAGCAAACGAAGACTGCCGGCCGTAACAACAACGGTCATATTACGACTCGTCATATGGGTGGCGGTCATAAGCAGCACTATCGTCTGATTGACTTCAAGCGTAATAAGGATGGTATTCCTTGCACGGTTGAGCGTCTCGAATACGATCCAAACCGCAGCGCTAATATCGCACTGCTGTTATATGTGGATGGTGAGCGTCGCTATATCATTGCACCTAAGGGTATCTCAGCAGGTGCTGCGCTGATCAGTGGTTCGGAAGCTCCGATCCGTAACGGCAATGCAATGCCTTTGCGCAATATTCCAGTCGGTTCAACGATCCACTGTATCGAAATGTTGCCAGGTAAGGGTGCTCAGTTGGCACGCTCTGCCGGTACTTCGGTTCAATTGTTGGCTCGCGATGGCAGCTACGCTCAATTGCGTTTGCGTTCAGGCGAAATCCGCAAGGTTCATATCGATTGCAAAGCAACACTGGGCGAAGTGGGTAATTCAGAGCACAGCCTGCGTTCTATCGGTAAAGCTGGTGCAATGCGCTGGCGCGGTGTTCGTCCTACCGTTCGCGGTGTGGTCATGAACCCGGTCGATCACCCGCACGGTGGTGGTGAAGGTAAGACTGCAGCAGGTCGTCATCCGGTCAGCCCATGGGGTGTTCCGGCTAAGGGCTTCCGCACTCGTCGAAACAAGCGCACAAACAGCATGATAGTGCGTCGTCGTTTTAAGGCTTAA
- the rpmD gene encoding 50S ribosomal protein L30, with amino-acid sequence MTQAKTIKVTQLKSQIGTKESHRATLRGLGLRRINHTVELEDTPCVRGMINKVFYLVKYEAQ; translated from the coding sequence ATGACACAAGCCAAAACTATTAAAGTGACACAACTCAAGAGCCAGATTGGCACTAAGGAATCGCATCGTGCTACGTTGCGCGGTCTTGGGTTGCGTCGTATCAATCATACTGTTGAACTGGAAGATACACCTTGCGTTCGCGGTATGATTAACAAAGTGTTTTACCTGGTTAAGTACGAGGCTCAATAA
- the rpsN gene encoding 30S ribosomal protein S14, producing the protein MAKMSLINRDLKRREIVEKFAAKRAELKATISNVSASDEDRAAARLKLQALPRDSSPVRLRNRCALTGRPRGTFRKFGLGRIKVREFAMRGEIPGITKASW; encoded by the coding sequence ATGGCTAAGATGTCATTGATTAACCGTGACCTGAAGCGTCGCGAGATCGTCGAAAAGTTTGCTGCAAAGCGCGCTGAATTGAAGGCTACGATTTCAAATGTGAGTGCATCTGATGAAGATCGTGCTGCTGCTCGTTTGAAGTTGCAAGCCTTGCCGCGCGATTCAAGTCCGGTTCGTTTGCGTAATCGCTGCGCTTTGACTGGTCGTCCTCGCGGAACATTCAGGAAGTTTGGTTTGGGTCGCATTAAGGTTCGTGAATTTGCGATGCGTGGTGAGATTCCTGGCATCACTAAGGCTAGCTGGTAG
- the secY gene encoding preprotein translocase subunit SecY, translated as MSKVAKDAPKAKYGDLSTRLWFLLGALVVFRIGAHIPVPGIDPVVLADLFKTQKNGILGMFNMFSGGALSRFTIFALGIMPYISASIIMQLASIAVPYLEQLKKEGESGRRKITQYTRYGTLGLAVFQSFGISVALQAQPGLVLHPGSMFQMTTMITLVTGTMFLMWLGEQITERGLGNGISLIIFAGIAAGLPSAIGSTLELARTGAFSIPLVLFLFVGAIAVTALVVFVERGQRKILVNYAKRQVGNRVYGGQSSHLPLKLNMAGVIPPIFASSIILFPATIAGWFGNSQGMGWLKDASQMLSPGQPIYVLAYASAILFFCFFYTALVFSPKETADNLKKSGAFLPGIRPGEQTAKYVEKIMLRLTLIGAVYITLVCLLPEFLVVKFNVPFYFGGTSLLILVVVTMDFMAQVQSYLMTHQYDSLLKKANFKGGLSR; from the coding sequence GTGAGCAAAGTTGCTAAGGATGCACCTAAGGCCAAGTACGGGGATTTAAGCACCCGTCTTTGGTTCTTGCTGGGCGCACTGGTCGTGTTTCGTATCGGTGCGCACATTCCGGTTCCGGGAATTGATCCGGTTGTACTAGCTGACTTGTTTAAAACGCAAAAGAACGGCATTCTGGGCATGTTTAACATGTTCTCAGGTGGCGCTCTGTCGCGTTTTACCATTTTTGCTTTAGGTATTATGCCGTACATTTCGGCATCCATTATCATGCAGTTGGCTTCTATCGCTGTGCCGTATCTGGAGCAGTTGAAGAAGGAGGGTGAATCGGGTCGTCGTAAGATTACTCAATACACTCGCTACGGAACGCTTGGTCTGGCTGTATTTCAGTCGTTCGGGATTTCTGTTGCACTTCAAGCTCAGCCTGGTCTGGTGCTTCATCCGGGATCCATGTTCCAGATGACTACGATGATCACACTGGTAACGGGAACGATGTTCCTGATGTGGTTAGGTGAGCAGATTACTGAGCGCGGTTTGGGCAACGGTATTTCTTTGATCATCTTTGCAGGTATCGCGGCAGGTCTTCCTAGTGCGATTGGCAGCACGCTTGAACTGGCTCGTACGGGTGCATTTTCGATCCCGCTGGTGCTGTTTCTGTTTGTTGGTGCGATTGCGGTGACGGCTCTGGTTGTCTTCGTCGAGCGCGGTCAGCGCAAGATACTGGTCAACTATGCCAAACGTCAGGTGGGTAACAGGGTCTATGGCGGGCAAAGTTCTCATTTGCCTTTGAAACTGAATATGGCGGGTGTGATTCCTCCGATTTTTGCTTCAAGTATCATCCTGTTTCCAGCGACGATTGCCGGTTGGTTTGGTAACTCCCAAGGCATGGGTTGGTTGAAAGATGCGAGTCAGATGTTGTCTCCGGGTCAGCCGATTTATGTACTGGCTTATGCGTCTGCGATTTTGTTCTTTTGCTTTTTCTATACGGCGCTGGTTTTCAGTCCTAAAGAAACAGCGGATAACCTGAAGAAGAGCGGTGCATTTTTGCCCGGTATTCGTCCGGGAGAGCAAACTGCCAAGTACGTTGAGAAGATTATGTTGCGTCTGACTTTGATCGGCGCGGTGTATATCACGCTGGTTTGTTTGTTGCCTGAATTTTTGGTTGTCAAGTTCAACGTGCCGTTCTATTTCGGTGGTACGTCGCTGCTGATTCTCGTTGTCGTCACTATGGATTTCATGGCACAAGTGCAGTCGTATCTGATGACGCACCAGTATGACAGTTTGCTGAAAAAGGCTAATTTTAAAGGTGGGTTGTCGCGCTAA
- the rpsC gene encoding 30S ribosomal protein S3: protein MGQKIHPTGFRLSVRKNWDSKWFANSANFADMLLKDIEVRAYLKKKLASAMVSKIIIERPAKSAKVTIYTARPGMVIGKKGEDIEVLRAELRRRMGLQSVDLAIEEVRKPEIDAQLIADNITAQLEKRIMFRRAMKRSMQNAMRLGALGIKIMSAGRLNGIEIARTEWYREGRVPLHTLRADIDYGTSEAQTTYGIIGVKVWVYKGDIGQEVAAPAAAEPEKRVKKPGAKHATAS from the coding sequence ATGGGACAGAAAATTCACCCAACCGGTTTCCGGTTAAGTGTTCGCAAGAACTGGGATTCTAAGTGGTTCGCTAACAGCGCTAATTTCGCTGACATGCTGCTCAAAGATATCGAAGTTCGTGCTTACTTGAAGAAAAAGCTGGCGTCGGCAATGGTCTCTAAGATCATCATCGAGCGTCCTGCTAAGAGTGCAAAGGTTACGATCTACACCGCGCGCCCAGGTATGGTTATCGGTAAAAAGGGCGAGGACATTGAAGTGTTGCGCGCTGAGCTGCGTCGTCGTATGGGTCTGCAATCGGTTGATCTTGCAATCGAAGAAGTACGCAAACCAGAAATCGATGCTCAACTGATCGCTGATAACATCACCGCTCAGTTGGAAAAGCGCATCATGTTCCGTCGTGCGATGAAGCGTTCGATGCAAAATGCAATGCGTCTCGGTGCTCTTGGCATTAAGATCATGAGTGCAGGTCGCTTGAACGGTATCGAAATCGCCCGTACCGAATGGTATCGCGAAGGCCGTGTGCCATTGCATACATTGCGTGCAGACATTGACTACGGTACCTCGGAAGCTCAAACAACCTACGGCATTATCGGTGTCAAGGTTTGGGTCTACAAGGGTGATATCGGTCAGGAAGTTGCAGCACCCGCAGCTGCTGAACCGGAAAAACGAGTAAAAAAGCCAGGAGCTAAGCATGCTACAGCCAGCTAG
- the rpsM gene encoding 30S ribosomal protein S13 encodes MARIAGVNIPNHQHAVIALTAIYGIGRVRSQGICAAAGVTPSVKMKDLTDAEVEKLREEVAKFTVEGDLRRETTMNIKRLMDLGCYRGVRHRRGLPCRGQRTRTNARTRKGPRKAISGSKK; translated from the coding sequence ATGGCACGTATTGCAGGGGTAAACATCCCAAACCATCAACACGCTGTAATTGCTTTAACAGCAATTTACGGTATCGGACGAGTTCGTTCGCAAGGTATTTGCGCGGCAGCAGGGGTCACCCCCAGCGTCAAAATGAAAGACTTGACTGACGCAGAAGTTGAAAAACTGCGCGAAGAAGTCGCCAAATTCACCGTAGAGGGTGATCTTCGTCGTGAAACAACGATGAATATCAAACGTCTGATGGATCTGGGTTGTTATCGCGGCGTGCGTCATCGTCGTGGTCTGCCTTGTCGCGGACAGCGTACTCGCACTAACGCGCGTACACGTAAAGGTCCGCGCAAAGCTATTTCCGGATCTAAGAAGTAA
- the rplE gene encoding 50S ribosomal protein L5, producing MARLYDIYKEKITADLMTQFGYKSVMEVPCIEKITLNMGVGEAVADKKVMDFAVGDMQKIAGQKPIVTMSKKSIAGFKIREGYPVGCKVTLRKDRMYDFLDRLISVAIPRIRDFRGISGKSFDGRGNYNMGIKEQIIFPEIEYEKVDALRGMNITITTSAKTDEEARALLLAFKLPLKK from the coding sequence ATGGCTCGTTTGTATGATATTTATAAGGAAAAGATCACTGCAGATCTTATGACGCAATTCGGTTATAAGTCAGTGATGGAAGTACCGTGTATCGAAAAGATCACCTTGAACATGGGTGTGGGTGAAGCGGTTGCTGACAAGAAGGTTATGGATTTCGCGGTTGGTGATATGCAGAAGATCGCAGGTCAAAAGCCTATCGTTACGATGTCTAAGAAGTCGATCGCCGGCTTTAAGATTCGTGAAGGTTATCCGGTTGGTTGTAAGGTCACGTTGCGTAAAGATCGCATGTATGACTTTCTCGATCGTCTGATTTCTGTTGCAATTCCCCGTATCCGCGATTTTCGTGGTATTTCCGGGAAGTCTTTTGATGGTCGTGGTAACTACAACATGGGTATCAAAGAGCAGATCATATTTCCAGAAATTGAATATGAAAAAGTCGATGCATTGCGTGGTATGAATATCACGATCACGACTTCCGCGAAGACTGACGAAGAAGCTCGTGCTTTGTTGTTGGCTTTCAAACTCCCATTAAAGAAATGA
- the infA gene encoding translation initiation factor IF-1 — MAKEDVIQMQGEIEESLPNATFRIKLENGHVVLGHISGKMRMHYIRILPGDKVTVELTPYDLSRARIVFRAK, encoded by the coding sequence ATGGCAAAAGAAGATGTAATTCAGATGCAAGGTGAGATTGAGGAATCGTTGCCTAATGCAACATTCCGCATCAAGCTGGAAAATGGTCATGTTGTTCTAGGTCATATCTCAGGTAAAATGCGCATGCACTATATTCGCATCTTACCTGGTGATAAGGTGACGGTTGAGTTGACACCTTACGATTTGAGCCGTGCTCGTATCGTATTCCGTGCCAAATAG
- the rpsS gene encoding 30S ribosomal protein S19, whose protein sequence is MARSIKKGPFVDAHLLKKIETVRATNDKRPVKTWSRRSTVLPEFVGLTIAVHNGKQHIPVYVSENMVGHKLGEFSLTRTFKGHAADKKAVKR, encoded by the coding sequence ATGGCACGTTCCATTAAAAAAGGTCCATTTGTTGATGCACATCTGCTCAAGAAGATTGAGACAGTACGCGCAACGAATGATAAGCGCCCGGTTAAAACCTGGTCTCGCCGTTCTACGGTGTTGCCTGAGTTTGTCGGTTTGACGATTGCGGTACACAACGGTAAGCAACACATTCCCGTGTACGTTTCTGAAAACATGGTTGGTCATAAGTTAGGTGAATTTTCCCTGACTCGTACCTTCAAGGGTCATGCTGCTGATAAAAAAGCAGTGAAGAGATAA
- the rplN gene encoding 50S ribosomal protein L14 has translation MIQMQSVLDVADNTGARSVMCIKVLGGSKRRYASVGDVIKVSIRDAAPRGRVKKGEVYNAVVVRTAYGVRRSDGSLVKFDGNAAVLLNAKLEPIGTRIFGPVTRELRTEKFMKIVSLAPEVL, from the coding sequence ATGATACAAATGCAGTCTGTTTTAGATGTGGCTGACAATACTGGTGCGCGCTCTGTTATGTGCATCAAAGTTTTGGGCGGTTCTAAGCGTCGTTATGCTTCCGTTGGTGATGTTATCAAGGTAAGTATCCGTGATGCGGCTCCGCGTGGTCGTGTAAAGAAGGGCGAAGTTTACAATGCTGTAGTCGTTCGCACGGCTTATGGTGTTCGCCGTTCAGATGGTTCGCTGGTTAAGTTTGATGGCAATGCAGCAGTGTTGTTGAACGCAAAGCTGGAACCAATTGGTACTCGTATTTTCGGACCAGTTACACGTGAGCTTCGCACTGAAAAGTTTATGAAGATCGTTTCGCTTGCACCTGAAGTGCTCTAG
- the rplF gene encoding 50S ribosomal protein L6 codes for MSRVAKNPVVVPGDVEVTMAANEITVKGPLGVLKHGLTADVSVVREGDALLCSATSGSKQSNAMSGTIRALLANMVHGVSKGFERKLLLVGVGYRAQAVGDTLNLTLGFSHPVNYVMPDGVVVTTPTQTEVVLKGADKQRVGQVAAEIRAFRSPEPYKGKGVRYSDEVVALKETKKK; via the coding sequence ATGTCTAGAGTAGCCAAGAATCCTGTTGTAGTCCCTGGTGATGTTGAAGTTACTATGGCTGCAAATGAAATAACTGTAAAAGGCCCGTTGGGTGTTCTGAAGCACGGTTTGACTGCTGACGTGAGCGTTGTTCGCGAAGGCGATGCGCTCTTGTGTTCCGCTACTAGCGGATCCAAGCAGTCAAATGCGATGTCAGGAACCATCCGTGCTTTGCTGGCCAATATGGTGCATGGCGTGAGCAAGGGTTTTGAGCGTAAGTTGCTTCTGGTTGGCGTGGGTTACCGTGCACAAGCCGTAGGCGATACGTTGAACCTGACACTGGGTTTTTCTCACCCTGTAAATTACGTGATGCCAGATGGCGTTGTAGTGACAACACCTACTCAGACCGAAGTGGTTCTGAAGGGTGCTGACAAACAACGCGTAGGCCAGGTTGCCGCAGAAATTCGCGCTTTCCGTTCTCCAGAGCCTTACAAGGGCAAGGGCGTTCGTTATAGCGATGAAGTGGTGGCTCTGAAAGAAACCAAGAAGAAATAA
- the rplO gene encoding 50S ribosomal protein L15 yields the protein MQLNTIQAAPGAKHSKRRVGRGIGSGLGKTCGRGHKGQKSRAGGFHKVGFEGGQMPLQRRLPKRGFVSLTRNDTVEVRLGDLDSLPVSSIDLLALKQAGIVRAGALGAKVFLCGEITRAVALQGLLVTKGARAAIEAAGGSIAE from the coding sequence ATGCAACTTAATACTATTCAAGCAGCACCAGGTGCTAAGCACTCCAAGCGTCGCGTTGGCCGTGGTATCGGTTCTGGCCTCGGCAAGACCTGTGGTCGTGGTCACAAGGGGCAGAAGTCTCGTGCAGGCGGTTTTCATAAGGTCGGTTTCGAAGGCGGTCAAATGCCTTTGCAGCGTCGTTTGCCTAAGCGTGGTTTCGTTTCTTTAACTCGCAATGACACCGTTGAAGTTCGTCTGGGCGATCTGGATTCATTGCCGGTTTCATCCATCGATCTGTTGGCGCTGAAGCAAGCAGGTATCGTTCGTGCCGGTGCTTTGGGCGCTAAGGTTTTTCTTTGCGGTGAAATTACTCGCGCAGTTGCGTTGCAGGGTCTGCTGGTCACCAAGGGTGCCCGTGCAGCGATTGAAGCTGCTGGCGGTAGTATCGCTGAGTAA
- the rpsQ gene encoding 30S ribosomal protein S17: protein MSETTVKRTLTGTVTSDKMDKTVTVLVERKVKHPLLGKIIRVSKKYHAHDENNECHTGDVVTIEECRPLAKTKAWRVAKAA from the coding sequence ATGAGCGAAACTACAGTTAAACGTACCCTGACCGGTACAGTTACAAGTGACAAAATGGACAAGACGGTTACCGTCTTGGTTGAGCGCAAAGTGAAGCACCCATTGCTGGGTAAGATCATTCGCGTTTCCAAGAAGTACCATGCTCACGATGAAAATAATGAGTGCCACACAGGCGATGTTGTTACGATTGAAGAGTGTCGTCCTCTGGCAAAAACTAAAGCCTGGCGTGTAGCTAAAGCCGCTTAA
- the rplP gene encoding 50S ribosomal protein L16 → MLQPARRKYRKEQKGRNTGIATRGNKVSFGEFGLKSVARGRLTARQIEAARRAMTRHIKRGGRIWIRVFPDKPISKKPAEVRMGNGKGNPEYYVAEIQPGKMLYEMDGVSEELAREAFKLASAKLPLATVFVVRQVGE, encoded by the coding sequence ATGCTACAGCCAGCTAGAAGAAAATACCGTAAGGAACAAAAGGGCCGCAATACCGGAATTGCCACACGTGGCAACAAGGTAAGCTTCGGTGAATTTGGTCTCAAATCGGTTGCGCGCGGTCGTTTGACTGCACGTCAGATTGAAGCCGCACGTCGTGCAATGACACGTCACATCAAGCGTGGTGGTCGTATCTGGATTCGTGTATTCCCGGACAAGCCTATCTCCAAGAAGCCAGCCGAAGTTCGTATGGGTAATGGTAAGGGTAATCCTGAGTACTACGTTGCCGAGATTCAACCTGGCAAGATGTTGTATGAAATGGACGGCGTCAGTGAAGAATTGGCTCGTGAAGCGTTTAAGCTGGCATCTGCAAAGTTGCCGCTTGCGACTGTGTTTGTTGTCAGACAGGTAGGTGAATAA
- the rplX gene encoding 50S ribosomal protein L24, whose amino-acid sequence MRKIKKNDDVIVIAGKDKGNRGNVLSVSGDYLLVGGINKVKKHQKPNPVKGEAGGIIEKESKIHISNVALFNAAANKGDRVGIKTLEDGRKVRVFKSNGEVVDA is encoded by the coding sequence ATGCGTAAGATTAAAAAGAACGATGACGTAATTGTGATCGCTGGTAAAGACAAAGGTAATCGCGGTAACGTTTTGAGCGTTTCAGGTGATTATCTGCTCGTTGGCGGTATCAATAAAGTCAAAAAACATCAGAAGCCAAATCCGGTAAAGGGTGAAGCGGGCGGTATCATCGAAAAAGAATCGAAAATACATATTTCAAACGTGGCTTTGTTTAACGCCGCTGCGAATAAGGGTGATCGAGTCGGTATTAAAACGCTGGAAGATGGACGCAAAGTACGCGTTTTCAAGTCCAACGGCGAAGTTGTTGACGCTTAA
- the rplR gene encoding 50S ribosomal protein L18 translates to MNKKASRQRRARKTRARIAEQRTVRLAIHRTNMHIYAQIISACGGKILASASSLEADVAKDLANGGNKAAASVVGQRIAEKAKSAGITQVAFDRSGNRYHGRVKALAEAAREHGLQF, encoded by the coding sequence TTGAATAAAAAAGCATCTCGTCAGCGCAGAGCACGCAAAACCCGTGCCCGCATTGCTGAACAAAGAACCGTACGTCTGGCAATTCACCGTACAAATATGCATATCTACGCTCAGATCATATCTGCATGCGGCGGTAAGATTCTTGCAAGTGCATCCAGTTTAGAAGCGGATGTTGCCAAGGACCTGGCTAATGGTGGAAACAAGGCGGCAGCTAGCGTCGTGGGTCAACGTATCGCTGAGAAGGCAAAGAGTGCAGGTATTACTCAGGTCGCCTTCGATCGTTCCGGTAATCGTTATCATGGTCGTGTTAAGGCGTTGGCAGAAGCTGCGCGTGAACATGGTCTGCAGTTCTAA
- the rpmC gene encoding 50S ribosomal protein L29, with amino-acid sequence MKASELKLKSKSELQEDLLSLTRAQFGLRMQVATQQMTKTSEVRKVRRDIARIKTVMKQKDVQS; translated from the coding sequence ATGAAAGCTAGTGAACTCAAGCTTAAGTCGAAGTCGGAGCTGCAAGAAGATCTGCTTTCTCTGACTCGTGCTCAATTTGGCCTGCGTATGCAAGTCGCGACGCAACAAATGACTAAGACCAGCGAAGTGCGCAAGGTTCGTCGTGACATTGCGCGCATTAAAACCGTAATGAAGCAGAAGGATGTTCAGTCATGA
- the rpsE gene encoding 30S ribosomal protein S5, with protein sequence MAKPQGKMQKEERDDGMIEKMIAVNRVTKVVKGGRIMGFAALAVVGDGDGRIAMGKGKSKEVPVAVQKAMEECRRNLFKVNLKNGTLHHAVIGTHGAAKVLMRPAVEGTGIIAGGAMRAVFEAVGVRDVSAKCLGSSNPYNVVRATLNGLKALNAPSEIAAKRGKNLDEILG encoded by the coding sequence ATGGCTAAGCCGCAAGGAAAAATGCAAAAAGAGGAACGCGATGATGGCATGATCGAAAAAATGATCGCCGTTAATCGCGTCACCAAAGTCGTTAAGGGTGGCCGTATTATGGGCTTCGCTGCTCTGGCTGTCGTTGGTGATGGTGATGGTCGTATTGCAATGGGCAAGGGTAAGTCCAAGGAAGTTCCAGTTGCTGTACAAAAGGCAATGGAAGAATGCCGTCGTAACCTGTTCAAAGTGAATCTGAAGAATGGCACATTGCATCACGCTGTTATCGGTACTCATGGCGCAGCTAAGGTTCTGATGCGTCCTGCTGTTGAGGGTACTGGAATTATCGCCGGTGGCGCAATGCGTGCTGTTTTTGAAGCTGTTGGTGTACGCGACGTTTCAGCTAAATGCCTGGGTTCGAGCAATCCATACAACGTCGTTCGTGCAACATTGAATGGCTTGAAGGCGTTGAATGCACCGTCTGAGATTGCTGCTAAACGCGGCAAGAATCTTGACGAAATTTTGGGGTAA
- the rpmJ gene encoding 50S ribosomal protein L36 encodes MRVQASVKKICRNCKIVIRKRVVRVICTEPRHKQRQG; translated from the coding sequence ATGAGAGTTCAAGCATCAGTAAAAAAGATCTGCCGTAACTGCAAGATCGTTATTCGTAAACGTGTTGTGCGTGTAATTTGCACTGAGCCACGTCACAAGCAACGCCAAGGTTAA
- the rplV gene encoding 50S ribosomal protein L22 has protein sequence MTLTTAVAKNIHLSAQKGRLVADQIRGLPVAQALNILNFSPKKGAGIIKKALDSAIANAEHNDGADIDELKVKVIYIDKASSLKRFMARAKGRGNKIEKQTCHITVSVGS, from the coding sequence ATGACTTTAACTACCGCAGTTGCAAAAAATATTCACCTCTCCGCACAAAAAGGCCGTCTGGTCGCGGATCAGATTCGCGGATTGCCGGTTGCTCAGGCGCTCAATATTTTGAATTTCAGCCCTAAAAAGGGTGCTGGAATTATCAAGAAGGCACTGGATTCTGCAATCGCTAATGCCGAGCACAATGATGGTGCTGATATTGACGAATTGAAAGTCAAGGTAATCTATATTGACAAGGCTTCATCGCTCAAGCGCTTTATGGCTCGTGCGAAGGGTCGCGGCAATAAGATCGAAAAACAGACTTGTCATATCACTGTTAGCGTCGGAAGCTGA
- the rpsH gene encoding 30S ribosomal protein S8, whose translation MSMNDPISDMLTRIRNAQMAEKASVSMPSSKLKVAIAEVLKEEGYVDGFKIEQGTPGKATLEIGLKYYSGRPVIEKIQRISRPGLRIYKGNTDIPKVMNGLGIAIVSTSKGLMTDRKARANGIGGEVLCVVA comes from the coding sequence ATGAGCATGAATGATCCAATTTCCGATATGTTGACGCGCATTCGCAATGCGCAGATGGCTGAAAAAGCAAGCGTATCAATGCCATCTTCAAAATTGAAGGTTGCAATTGCAGAAGTTCTTAAAGAAGAGGGCTATGTTGACGGCTTCAAAATCGAACAAGGAACGCCTGGTAAGGCTACTTTGGAAATCGGTCTGAAGTACTACAGCGGTCGTCCTGTAATCGAAAAAATTCAGCGCATCAGCCGTCCGGGATTGCGTATTTACAAGGGTAACACCGATATTCCTAAGGTTATGAATGGTCTGGGAATCGCGATTGTTTCTACTTCCAAGGGTTTGATGACCGACCGCAAAGCACGCGCCAATGGTATTGGTGGCGAAGTATTGTGCGTAGTCGCGTAG
- the rpsK gene encoding 30S ribosomal protein S11, which translates to MAKPSTKVRKKVKKNVVEGIAHVHASFNNTIVTITDRQGNALAWSTSGANGFKGSRKSTPFAAQVAAEVVGKSAAECGVKNIEVRIKGPGPGRESTVRALNAAGFKITSISDITPVPHNGCRPPKKRRI; encoded by the coding sequence ATGGCTAAGCCAAGCACGAAAGTGCGTAAAAAAGTTAAAAAGAACGTAGTAGAAGGTATTGCTCACGTTCACGCTTCCTTTAACAACACGATCGTAACGATCACGGATCGTCAGGGCAATGCTCTGGCTTGGTCCACGAGCGGTGCGAATGGTTTTAAGGGTTCGCGTAAGAGTACTCCGTTTGCTGCTCAGGTTGCTGCTGAAGTTGTCGGCAAATCTGCTGCTGAATGTGGAGTTAAGAATATTGAAGTGCGTATCAAGGGCCCAGGTCCTGGTCGTGAATCTACAGTACGTGCATTGAATGCAGCTGGTTTTAAGATCACAAGCATTTCTGATATTACGCCGGTACCGCACAACGGTTGCCGTCCGCCTAAAAAGCGTCGTATCTAA